The following is a genomic window from Bordetella sp. H567.
GCCCCTTCAGTACCAAGGCCGTTTCCTGCCAAATCATCTATACAATAAACACTTGATTTCCGTATAGCAAGCCGATAAGCTTCGCCCCATCCCTGAACCGGAGGCGAACATGAAAGCCAAGCGCGTTGCCATCTATGCCCGTGTGTCTACGGACATGCAGACCAGCGAGAACCAGTTGGTAGAGCTACGCGCCGCAGCGGCACGCCATGGCTGGGAGGTAGTGGGCGAATTCGTGGACCACGCGGTGAGCGGAGCAAAGGGACGCGACCAGCGCCCGCAGTTCGACCGGCTGTTGAAAGGGGCGGCGCGCCGGGAGTTCGACATTATCGCGGCGTGGTCGGTAGACCGCCTGGGCCGATCCCTCCAGCATCTGGTGGGCTTCCTTGGCGAGATTCAAGCCAAGGGCGTCGATCTGTACTTGCAGCAGCAGGGCATAGACACCACCACGCCGGGAGGCAAAGCCCTATTCCAGATGTGCGGCGTATTCGCTGAATTTGAGCGCAGCATGATTCAGGAGCGCGTTAAATCCGGGTTGGCCCGCGCGGTAGCTCAGGGCAAGCGCCTGGGCAGGCCCGAGGTGGCCCCGAGCGTTGTCCAGCAAGTGCGCGAGTTGCGCGCGCAGGGCCAGGGCATCATAAAGATCGCCAAGGCTGTCGGCTGCGGCGTGGGGACTGTGCAACGCATCGTGTCGGAAGCCACGGCCTAGCTATCCGCGGCAGGGCGGCATCGGGGTCGGTTCGGGAAACCGGGCTGGCCCTTTTTGCGCTTCCGCGCCGGAAGTGAATCGGCGCCCATAACGACACAAGCCTGGTACACCGCTATAGAGCCGCGCACGGAGGAAAGAGGCTCAGCTCAGTACACCAATCGGCACCCATTACGACAAGGGCAGCGCGGCCTTTTCCGCGCACTAACCGAGGAAAGGCATGACTCCCCAACACCCACTCGAAAACAACTCTGAGCAGAAGTCCTACTTTGCCCGCATCGCAAGACCGGGTACCGGCCTGGGTGCAGCAGCTTACCGGCAAGCCGTGATCGCGACGACTGGGACGCTTCCCTCGTGGTGCCAGCGCAGAAAGGCGGCCCGCAAGGCCAAGGCAGGCAGCGTTGAATGAAACCCTAAAGGCGCGCCTAGGCGCAGCGGAGCAACAACACGCTGAAGCACTGCGACAAGCGGCCGCGCATGCTGCCCGCCTTGCGGTGATTTACGCAATGAGCGACGACGAAGTAGCCGGCCTGCGGCAGCGCCTCATTGATGACGCGGAGCACGCCTGGGACTCCTGGCCGTATGCGGAGCAAGCGTTTGCCGTACAAGAACTAATGCGCATCGACGCCTCTCAATTGCGCAGGGCCATCAACGGGGAAATTGCGGCCGGTCGTGACGCTTACGGGCCAGCCGGCGCGCTAGATCCGAACTTCGAACTCCACGGCCCCGAACTGCCCCGCCGGCTATCAACCCTGGGGGCAGCGGCCAAACACTATCGGCAGTATCAAGGCCCTTCCCCGCTGAAAACCTGCGCAGTGGTTTCTGACCTTCAGCGGCAGATGGCAGAGGGAACCGAAGCGCGATGAACAGCCGCGACATGCCTACAACCAAGGAGCGCCTTGCCGCACGCCTGGATTGGCGGATGGGCGCAATGATCCGCAGGGCTGAGCGGTCATGGCCCGCGCTTACCCTACAGCAACGCCGCGCGCACGTAGAGGCGTACATCCTGCTGCGGGACTGTCTGGCCGCCCTATCCGGGGAGCGTTGTCCGCAGATCACCTCCCCGTGGACCCAAGCCGAGATTGAGCGATCCACAATAGAACCCCTGCCCGGGGAGTGGTCCGGCCACGGAGTCCTAGGTGTAGAAGCGTCCCCGCTGGTAATCGCCGTTGCATTATCCGAGTGCGAGATGCGCAGCACCGGACTTCCGCCGCAA
Proteins encoded in this region:
- a CDS encoding recombinase family protein, whose product is MKAKRVAIYARVSTDMQTSENQLVELRAAAARHGWEVVGEFVDHAVSGAKGRDQRPQFDRLLKGAARREFDIIAAWSVDRLGRSLQHLVGFLGEIQAKGVDLYLQQQGIDTTTPGGKALFQMCGVFAEFERSMIQERVKSGLARAVAQGKRLGRPEVAPSVVQQVRELRAQGQGIIKIAKAVGCGVGTVQRIVSEATA